A single Lysinibacter sp. HNR DNA region contains:
- a CDS encoding cold shock domain-containing protein — protein MPTGKVKFYDEDKGFGFIASDDGQEVFLHATALPQGVTVKPGTRLEFGVAEGKRGAQALSVRVIDTAHRAPRTRADRKSADDMAVIVEDLVKLLDGVGERFKAGHYPEAAQSRKIATMLRRIADDLDA, from the coding sequence ATGCCTACTGGCAAAGTAAAGTTTTACGATGAGGATAAGGGCTTTGGCTTCATCGCATCAGACGATGGGCAAGAGGTCTTTTTGCACGCCACGGCGTTGCCTCAGGGTGTTACCGTCAAACCGGGGACCCGGCTTGAGTTCGGTGTTGCTGAGGGTAAGCGTGGAGCGCAGGCTCTTTCGGTGCGTGTTATTGATACCGCACATCGCGCCCCGCGCACGAGAGCAGACCGCAAATCAGCAGATGATATGGCGGTTATTGTTGAAGACTTAGTGAAGCTGCTTGACGGTGTTGGCGAGCGGTTTAAAGCGGGACACTACCCGGAAGCGGCGCAGTCGCGAAAGATTGCAACCATGTTGCGGCGGATAGCGGATGACCTCGATGCCTAA
- a CDS encoding helicase-associated domain-containing protein yields MTSVLALSHQLSALSDDDLELVLEARDISPGGIKNFLNLAESLLAPESLDRVLSRLDRNALAAVAILFSAHPDEPPLSLGEIQEIITTANPQHKLPFDWARRTVGSLNTLALVRLTDTGVQIWPEVTQALTLLQERGAPSLLELTHLAPPSALEAVPIEPVENADRHAAEAAFSLLRTTRDLVIELQDSPAPVRSRGGLTLPASKRLSETLQIDIDDLPLTMKLAERAQLIVETAESWVTRPEADAWLLLSPAERWVTLVSAWAASLPPNILETLAQHPRHIWDDALDTLVPWLFPASADFANAQAQSIRAESRYIGALSGSAGSSFTRALLSEGPTAAAATLAPLLPTEVSQVYIQPDLTIVSPGPLRAALDQQLRGIATIESRGLAPTYRITETSLFRALNRGLHEEEIRSFLRNLSLTEIPQPLDYLITEAVRRFGSIKVSTLPSEASSVSPLTAITASDPQQLETLLVDRGLQHLSLKRHDQDTLISTMSARVVLLSLHEAKYPAAPGENELVAAKNDAPTTPFPGPSPARQANPSITHLRERLRNNQHSHESDPAAGGLTHQLTTAIKTKSRITVSLVAPNGTTHKYTILPTSLSTQRLRGLDELSDVERTLPLAWITGIEPAES; encoded by the coding sequence ATGACCAGCGTTCTTGCCCTCTCGCACCAGCTCAGCGCCCTCTCAGATGATGACCTTGAGCTCGTTCTTGAGGCCCGTGACATCTCCCCCGGCGGCATCAAAAACTTTTTGAACCTGGCCGAATCCTTGCTCGCACCGGAGTCACTCGACCGCGTCCTGAGCCGCCTGGATCGCAACGCCCTGGCCGCAGTTGCAATCCTCTTCAGCGCCCACCCTGACGAGCCGCCACTCTCCCTCGGCGAGATACAGGAGATAATAACCACCGCAAACCCGCAACACAAACTACCCTTTGACTGGGCCCGACGCACTGTCGGAAGCCTGAATACCCTCGCGCTCGTTCGCCTGACGGATACCGGAGTGCAGATTTGGCCGGAGGTCACCCAAGCGCTGACCCTGCTGCAGGAGAGGGGCGCACCCTCCCTACTGGAACTCACCCACCTGGCTCCACCCTCCGCGCTTGAGGCCGTTCCCATCGAACCCGTTGAGAACGCCGACCGCCACGCCGCCGAGGCGGCATTCTCTCTCCTCCGAACAACCCGCGACCTGGTAATTGAGTTACAAGATTCACCCGCCCCGGTTCGCAGCCGCGGCGGCCTCACCCTTCCCGCCAGCAAGCGGCTCTCCGAAACCTTACAGATAGACATTGATGACCTGCCCCTCACGATGAAACTTGCGGAACGCGCACAGCTCATCGTGGAAACCGCTGAAAGCTGGGTTACCCGTCCGGAAGCGGATGCGTGGCTTCTCCTCTCCCCGGCAGAACGCTGGGTCACCCTCGTATCCGCGTGGGCAGCCTCCCTCCCACCAAATATTCTCGAGACCCTAGCCCAACACCCACGTCACATCTGGGATGACGCTCTCGACACTCTGGTTCCCTGGCTATTTCCCGCCTCTGCCGACTTTGCAAACGCGCAGGCCCAATCAATTCGCGCGGAGTCACGCTATATCGGCGCGCTCTCCGGCAGCGCGGGGAGCAGCTTTACAAGAGCTCTCTTATCCGAGGGCCCCACAGCTGCAGCAGCAACACTCGCCCCCCTGCTACCGACCGAGGTTTCCCAGGTCTACATCCAGCCCGACCTGACAATTGTCTCTCCCGGGCCACTGCGTGCCGCCCTTGACCAACAACTACGCGGCATCGCCACCATCGAAAGCCGTGGACTGGCCCCCACCTATCGAATCACCGAGACCTCACTCTTCCGTGCGCTTAATCGAGGCCTTCACGAGGAAGAAATCCGATCCTTTCTCCGTAATCTCTCACTCACGGAGATCCCCCAACCGCTTGACTATCTCATCACAGAAGCCGTGCGTCGATTTGGCAGTATCAAAGTGAGCACGCTCCCCTCGGAGGCGTCGAGTGTCTCGCCCCTCACCGCCATCACAGCGAGTGATCCCCAGCAATTAGAAACACTGCTGGTCGATCGCGGGCTCCAGCACCTCTCACTAAAGCGTCACGATCAAGACACACTCATCTCTACCATGTCAGCACGCGTGGTTCTCCTCTCCCTACACGAGGCTAAATACCCCGCTGCACCGGGTGAAAACGAGCTTGTAGCGGCAAAAAACGACGCCCCCACAACCCCCTTCCCCGGCCCTTCCCCTGCAAGACAGGCAAACCCCTCCATCACACACCTCCGGGAACGGCTGCGTAATAACCAGCACTCCCACGAAAGCGACCCCGCAGCGGGAGGTCTGACGCATCAGCTCACCACCGCAATCAAGACCAAATCGCGGATCACGGTGAGTCTCGTCGCCCCCAACGGAACCACCCACAAATACACCATCTTGCCCACCAGCCTTTCGACTCAGCGACTGCGCGGTCTGGACGAGCTATCCGACGTTGAGAGGACCCTACCCCTCGCCTGGATCACAGGAATCGAACCGGCAGAGAGCTAA
- a CDS encoding metal-dependent transcriptional regulator produces the protein MTDLIDTTEMYLRTILELEEENIVPLRARISERLGHSGPTVSQTVGRMERDGLVVVSGDRHLELTASGRRKAVHVMRKHRLAERLLSDLIGLEWEYVHEEACRWEHVMSEQVERKLMSILGDPKESPYGNPIPGLVEIGGSETESFSEGVVNIVDAVIHAEGPVSGTIRRLGEPAQVDPELLAQLKQAGVIPGNMGLFSRSGSYVVVQINGFDEGLELPNEVAGHIFINSEK, from the coding sequence ATGACGGATCTGATTGACACTACTGAAATGTATCTTCGCACCATCCTGGAACTCGAAGAAGAGAATATTGTGCCGCTTCGTGCCCGCATCTCCGAGCGTTTGGGTCACTCCGGACCCACGGTATCGCAGACCGTGGGGCGAATGGAGCGTGACGGCTTGGTAGTGGTTTCGGGGGACCGTCATCTTGAGCTCACTGCAAGTGGGCGCCGTAAGGCTGTGCACGTTATGCGTAAACACCGCCTCGCGGAGCGACTGCTCAGTGACCTTATCGGTCTGGAGTGGGAATACGTTCACGAGGAAGCCTGCCGGTGGGAGCACGTGATGAGCGAGCAGGTAGAGCGTAAGCTGATGAGCATACTGGGTGATCCCAAGGAATCTCCATATGGGAACCCAATTCCGGGGCTTGTGGAGATTGGCGGTTCCGAGACCGAATCTTTCTCTGAGGGTGTGGTCAATATTGTGGATGCCGTTATTCATGCGGAGGGTCCAGTGTCGGGTACGATCCGCCGCCTGGGAGAACCCGCGCAGGTGGACCCTGAGCTCCTTGCACAACTGAAACAGGCGGGCGTTATTCCCGGTAACATGGGGCTTTTTTCCCGTAGCGGTTCATACGTTGTAGTGCAGATTAACGGTTTTGACGAAGGCCTCGAACTCCCCAACGAGGTTGCGGGTCACATCTTCATTAACAGCGAGAAGTAG
- a CDS encoding extracellular solute-binding protein, whose protein sequence is MRITKSVTAVALVSLLALTGCSTGSGGSDDAAAAECKPSDGDVTLSFTSWVPGIEDVVSIWNKENPKIQVKVQTGPNGNSGTYQNFFNQLKAGNAPDLGQIEYDALPNFRVQDGLMNIGACEEVLAAKDEFVDWTWSQVSFDEQDAAYGIPQDSGPMALFYRSDLFEQNGIAVPTTWAEFADAAEKVRATGSYITNFSQNDINQFAGFVWQAGGTWFGDDGDAWTVDLTGEKSTMVADYWQDLIDRDLVSTYPGWTTEWDNAYNTGNVWSWNSAVWGANSISTGAPDTAGKWSVASSPQWKNGDAVSGNWGGSATAVFTGSKHPYEAAKFALWLNSSDEALTKLNEVANLYPATTAGLKLPILSEGVEFYGNQKIYDIFATASSEVPSGFTWGPTMTQTYNSVSDGFKAAVSGKGTLGESLKTAQDDTIKSMESQSIPVAK, encoded by the coding sequence ATGAGAATCACCAAGAGTGTGACCGCAGTTGCGCTAGTCAGCCTGCTTGCCCTCACTGGCTGTTCAACCGGCTCGGGCGGCAGCGATGACGCTGCGGCGGCAGAGTGCAAGCCCTCAGACGGCGATGTCACGCTGTCGTTCACTTCGTGGGTGCCAGGCATCGAAGATGTCGTGAGCATCTGGAACAAAGAGAACCCGAAGATCCAGGTTAAGGTGCAGACCGGGCCCAACGGAAACAGCGGAACCTATCAAAACTTCTTTAACCAGCTCAAAGCAGGAAACGCCCCCGACCTCGGTCAGATCGAATACGATGCCCTGCCCAACTTCCGGGTGCAAGACGGCCTGATGAACATCGGAGCATGCGAGGAAGTCCTCGCGGCAAAAGACGAATTTGTTGACTGGACCTGGTCGCAGGTGAGCTTCGACGAGCAGGATGCCGCCTACGGCATCCCCCAAGACTCCGGCCCCATGGCGCTGTTCTATCGGAGCGACCTGTTTGAGCAAAACGGCATCGCGGTGCCAACTACGTGGGCAGAGTTTGCCGACGCCGCTGAGAAGGTGCGGGCAACGGGCAGCTACATCACCAACTTCTCGCAGAACGACATCAACCAGTTTGCCGGGTTTGTCTGGCAGGCAGGCGGCACCTGGTTTGGCGACGACGGCGACGCATGGACGGTCGACCTAACCGGCGAGAAATCAACGATGGTGGCCGACTACTGGCAAGACCTCATCGATCGCGACCTCGTCTCGACCTACCCGGGCTGGACTACCGAGTGGGATAACGCGTACAACACCGGAAACGTGTGGAGTTGGAACTCGGCCGTGTGGGGCGCAAACTCGATCTCGACCGGGGCTCCAGACACAGCCGGTAAGTGGTCGGTTGCATCATCCCCACAGTGGAAGAATGGCGACGCCGTCAGCGGAAACTGGGGCGGATCGGCAACTGCCGTTTTCACCGGATCAAAGCATCCCTACGAGGCAGCAAAGTTTGCCCTCTGGCTCAACAGCTCCGATGAGGCGCTAACGAAGCTCAACGAGGTGGCCAACCTGTACCCGGCCACAACGGCGGGGCTCAAGCTGCCTATCCTGAGCGAGGGTGTTGAGTTCTACGGGAACCAGAAGATTTACGATATCTTTGCGACGGCATCCTCGGAGGTGCCGAGCGGCTTCACCTGGGGACCAACCATGACGCAGACCTACAACAGTGTCTCAGACGGGTTCAAGGCCGCGGTAAGCGGAAAGGGTACCCTGGGTGAGTCGCTCAAGACCGCACAGGACGACACCATCAAGTCGATGGAGTCGCAGTCTATTCCGGTTGCCAAATAG
- a CDS encoding alpha-galactosidase has protein sequence MIAYLRAAGTSLVLDARGTTVPSVTHWGADLGELSTEMLASMVDAGTPSVGPSSIDVPFRVSLLPRIEDGWVGRQGVTGFRADGSGLDLTLRLDPVAPVETVGGEQVLRLVMSDTTAELAFSTEIRLSPEGILRLRHDVTNLGAQPWFLGELSATLPLPERAQEILDFTGLWTHERRPQRTPLNSGAWSRATAHGRPGHDDPFLLAVGTKGFGFRSGEVWSCHLAWSGDKHLWAENQSAGHSLLGSGENLAAGEIVLNTGERYRTPWTVAAWSGTGIDGLSARFHPFVRRLSPLDSAPPVTLNTWEAVYFDHDLPVLKNLVDLAARVGVERFVLDDGWFTGRTDDRRALGDWTIDATKWPDGLTPLCEYVITQGMQFGLWVEPEMISADSELAREHPDWVLGQPSAIEWRFQRVLNLAVPEAFEYVLGRLRALLDEYPISYLKWDHNRDLLSPRSHRQTIAFYQLLDAIRESHPSVQLESCASGGGRIDLGVLQWVHRVWTSDTNDPLERQAIQRYTGILIPPEFLGGHLGAERAHTTQRRAQLSFRLATALFGSAGIEWDLAEASEEELATVANWIALYKKLDQLITGGTAVRVDPSDPAVTVSGIVSADQRTALFAEVALDAPRRALPAPVRFEGLNPELLYRVTPLLTGEAPLTIQDAPPAWLAAGSVTLTGRQLAEVGLRTPLLAPENAALWMMTAL, from the coding sequence ATGATCGCTTATCTTCGAGCCGCTGGCACCTCTCTTGTGCTAGACGCGAGGGGAACAACCGTTCCCAGCGTGACACACTGGGGCGCTGACCTCGGGGAGCTATCAACCGAGATGCTTGCTTCGATGGTGGATGCCGGGACTCCTTCCGTTGGCCCAAGCTCAATCGACGTTCCCTTTCGGGTTTCCTTACTCCCCAGAATTGAGGACGGCTGGGTTGGGCGACAGGGGGTGACCGGCTTCCGTGCCGATGGTTCCGGGCTCGATCTCACTCTGAGGCTTGACCCGGTTGCACCGGTTGAGACTGTCGGCGGCGAGCAGGTGCTTCGCCTTGTGATGAGTGACACAACGGCAGAACTGGCATTCAGCACCGAGATCAGGCTTTCGCCCGAGGGCATCCTCCGCCTTCGCCACGACGTGACCAACCTCGGTGCGCAGCCCTGGTTTTTGGGTGAGCTCTCCGCCACCCTTCCCCTGCCCGAGCGGGCACAGGAGATCCTCGACTTTACCGGGCTATGGACGCACGAGCGCCGTCCGCAACGAACCCCGCTGAATAGTGGGGCGTGGAGCCGGGCAACGGCCCACGGTCGCCCCGGCCACGACGACCCGTTTTTGCTTGCCGTTGGAACCAAGGGTTTTGGCTTTCGCTCCGGCGAGGTCTGGTCCTGCCACCTGGCGTGGAGTGGTGATAAACACCTGTGGGCAGAAAACCAATCGGCCGGGCACAGCCTGCTGGGCAGCGGTGAGAACCTCGCCGCCGGCGAAATTGTGCTGAATACCGGCGAACGCTACCGCACCCCGTGGACCGTCGCGGCCTGGTCAGGCACGGGGATCGACGGCCTATCAGCGCGTTTCCACCCCTTCGTTCGCCGTCTCTCTCCGCTTGATTCAGCACCACCGGTCACACTCAACACGTGGGAGGCGGTCTATTTTGACCACGACCTGCCGGTGCTGAAAAACCTTGTAGATTTGGCGGCACGGGTTGGCGTTGAAAGGTTTGTGCTTGATGACGGCTGGTTCACGGGCCGGACCGATGACCGGAGGGCCCTCGGTGACTGGACGATCGACGCAACCAAGTGGCCAGACGGGCTCACCCCGCTGTGCGAGTACGTCATCACGCAGGGGATGCAGTTTGGCCTCTGGGTCGAACCAGAAATGATCAGCGCTGACTCCGAGCTTGCCCGGGAACATCCCGACTGGGTGCTTGGGCAGCCATCCGCGATTGAGTGGCGCTTCCAACGGGTCCTGAACCTTGCGGTCCCGGAGGCGTTTGAGTACGTGCTTGGCAGGTTACGTGCCCTGCTCGACGAGTATCCGATCTCGTACCTCAAATGGGATCACAACCGTGACTTGCTCAGCCCCCGGTCGCATCGGCAGACGATTGCGTTTTATCAGTTGCTTGACGCGATTCGGGAATCGCATCCGTCGGTGCAGCTTGAATCTTGCGCCTCCGGTGGGGGTCGGATTGATCTTGGGGTGTTGCAGTGGGTACACCGCGTGTGGACAAGTGACACCAACGATCCGCTTGAGCGGCAGGCCATCCAACGTTATACGGGCATCCTGATACCCCCGGAGTTTCTTGGCGGCCACCTTGGGGCGGAGCGGGCCCACACGACGCAGCGCCGGGCGCAACTGAGTTTTCGCCTTGCAACGGCATTATTTGGTAGCGCCGGCATCGAGTGGGATCTGGCCGAAGCAAGCGAGGAAGAACTCGCAACCGTTGCCAACTGGATTGCGCTGTATAAGAAGCTTGACCAACTCATCACCGGGGGAACCGCGGTTCGTGTGGACCCCAGCGACCCTGCCGTAACCGTTTCTGGAATAGTTTCGGCCGATCAGCGCACCGCGTTATTTGCCGAGGTGGCGCTTGACGCTCCGCGCCGGGCACTTCCCGCCCCCGTGCGTTTTGAGGGCCTTAACCCCGAACTACTCTACCGTGTTACTCCGCTGCTGACCGGCGAAGCTCCGTTGACGATCCAGGATGCCCCACCCGCCTGGCTGGCCGCAGGCTCGGTTACCCTCACAGGCCGTCAACTCGCTGAGGTTGGGCTGCGGACCCCGCTGCTCGCTCCCGAAAATGCGGCGCTATGGATGATGACCGCGCTCTAG
- the serC gene encoding phosphoserine transaminase translates to MSHNVLPPHLIPSDGRFGCGPSKVRPEQVAAVHAIEKTILGTSHRQSPVKNLVGQVREGLADLFQIPDGYEVVLANGGSTAFWDAAAHSLIEQRSQNLVFGEFGSKFAAAAATPFLNAPDVRKADAGSLVSPEAVPGIDLYAWPHNETSTGVMAPVHRVQGDTGALTVVDATSAAGGVNFDTSQADVYYFAPQKNFASDGGLWFALLSPAAIERIERIASSNRYIPEFLSLGNVVSNSRLNQTLNTPAITTLAMLNNQVQWILDNGGLEWASARTAESSGILYDWVEHTATATPFVSNHAHRSQVVVTIDFAESVDATALAKQLRANGIVDTEPYRKLGRNQLRIATFVAIEPDDVRTLTGAIDYLLERL, encoded by the coding sequence ATGTCACACAACGTGTTGCCCCCCCACCTTATTCCTTCCGACGGCCGTTTTGGCTGTGGTCCCTCCAAGGTGAGGCCCGAGCAGGTTGCCGCGGTTCACGCCATCGAAAAGACCATCCTGGGAACCTCGCACCGCCAGTCTCCGGTTAAAAACTTGGTAGGACAGGTTCGCGAGGGCTTAGCAGACCTCTTCCAGATACCCGACGGCTACGAGGTAGTGCTCGCCAATGGTGGCTCAACCGCCTTCTGGGACGCGGCGGCTCACTCTCTCATCGAACAACGCAGTCAAAACCTGGTGTTTGGTGAGTTCGGCTCAAAGTTTGCCGCGGCGGCAGCCACCCCCTTCCTCAACGCACCCGATGTTCGCAAGGCCGATGCGGGTTCCCTCGTGTCTCCCGAGGCTGTCCCCGGGATTGACCTTTATGCCTGGCCCCACAACGAGACCTCTACCGGAGTGATGGCTCCCGTACACCGAGTCCAGGGCGACACCGGAGCGTTAACCGTCGTTGACGCCACCAGCGCCGCGGGTGGCGTCAACTTTGATACGTCACAGGCTGACGTCTACTACTTTGCGCCCCAGAAAAACTTCGCCTCCGACGGTGGGCTCTGGTTTGCGCTTCTTTCGCCCGCGGCCATCGAGCGTATAGAGCGCATAGCCTCGAGCAACCGCTATATTCCAGAGTTTCTCAGCCTGGGGAACGTCGTAAGCAACTCGCGCCTCAACCAAACGCTTAACACCCCGGCGATCACCACCCTGGCTATGCTCAATAACCAGGTGCAGTGGATCCTCGACAACGGAGGTCTCGAGTGGGCATCAGCACGCACCGCCGAGTCGTCCGGCATTCTCTACGACTGGGTTGAACACACCGCTACCGCCACACCGTTTGTGAGCAATCACGCTCACCGCTCGCAGGTAGTTGTCACAATTGATTTTGCGGAGAGCGTCGATGCCACGGCCCTGGCAAAGCAGCTTCGCGCTAACGGAATTGTTGATACTGAGCCGTATCGCAAGCTGGGACGCAACCAATTGCGCATCGCAACTTTTGTCGCGATTGAGCCGGACGATGTGCGCACCCTCACGGGAGCTATCGACTATCTGCTGGAGCGTCTCTAA
- a CDS encoding alpha/beta fold hydrolase, whose amino-acid sequence MIRFSPTISRWVGASALVALLAIPLVSCAPLNAGSAAATVFPEATYPAGKWKDCPLPGQVKRQCMGVEVGQESNENATQVRLAVALTPAEKTSRGILIVDPGGPTISGALFQASFAARAPQSIRDNFDIVGYDRRGFGASSPTTCEIDDPPAFEASSIDEDWSAYEPQLKRQLAECQTNREDPVFTAGIRAGVRDLEAVREALKVDQVNMLAISYGTLLGQAYLAEHPDRVRTMILDGVVDPTVSGPVRSLNDSLDLETAKASYGTDRDPKIAEGFAAALTELQKSYPAFPSYSQDLAYLCTDFTWPTSPAGLAAWGLSLEEQADVLTSRAPCVLWPTRAPVGTLSFKDSPKPLIINSTKDARTPLAGAQAVARATGGTLLTMPGPFHGLTGSFTCPTQRAADYLLSGILPAPGECPAPKVSVD is encoded by the coding sequence ATGATTCGTTTCTCTCCCACTATTTCTCGATGGGTGGGTGCCTCTGCGCTAGTAGCGCTCCTGGCAATCCCTCTTGTATCCTGCGCGCCCCTCAACGCTGGTTCCGCCGCTGCGACGGTCTTCCCGGAAGCCACATACCCTGCAGGAAAATGGAAAGACTGTCCGCTGCCCGGGCAAGTGAAACGCCAATGCATGGGAGTCGAAGTTGGTCAGGAGTCGAACGAAAACGCAACGCAGGTTCGCCTAGCGGTAGCGCTTACTCCGGCGGAAAAGACCTCTCGCGGAATACTCATCGTTGACCCCGGAGGCCCCACGATCTCCGGGGCGCTCTTTCAGGCCAGTTTCGCGGCCCGAGCCCCGCAATCCATCCGCGACAACTTCGATATCGTTGGCTACGATCGGCGCGGCTTCGGAGCAAGCTCACCGACCACCTGCGAGATTGATGACCCCCCGGCATTCGAAGCATCGAGCATTGACGAGGACTGGTCAGCTTACGAACCACAGCTCAAGCGTCAGCTGGCTGAGTGTCAAACAAATCGAGAAGATCCTGTCTTCACCGCCGGAATCCGAGCCGGAGTTCGGGATCTGGAGGCTGTGCGCGAAGCGCTCAAAGTGGACCAGGTGAACATGCTCGCCATCTCCTATGGCACGCTTCTCGGGCAAGCCTACCTCGCTGAACACCCCGACCGGGTTCGCACTATGATCCTCGACGGTGTCGTGGACCCAACCGTTTCCGGACCTGTGCGGTCTCTGAACGATTCTCTCGATCTTGAAACGGCCAAAGCGAGCTACGGAACCGATCGCGACCCGAAAATCGCAGAAGGATTCGCTGCTGCTTTGACGGAGTTGCAGAAGTCTTACCCTGCTTTTCCCTCGTACTCGCAAGACCTCGCCTACCTCTGCACGGACTTCACTTGGCCCACCTCTCCCGCGGGTCTTGCAGCCTGGGGTCTCAGTCTGGAAGAGCAGGCCGACGTGCTCACCAGCCGGGCACCCTGTGTGCTGTGGCCAACGCGTGCTCCCGTCGGAACCCTCAGCTTCAAGGACTCCCCGAAACCGCTGATCATTAACAGCACAAAAGACGCTCGAACGCCCCTGGCCGGGGCGCAAGCCGTCGCTCGCGCGACGGGTGGAACTTTGCTCACCATGCCCGGCCCGTTCCACGGGCTCACCGGTAGCTTTACCTGTCCTACCCAGCGTGCTGCTGACTATCTCCTGAGCGGAATTCTTCCCGCGCCTGGAGAGTGCCCCGCACCGAAGGTGTCTGTCGATTAA
- a CDS encoding DUF3027 domain-containing protein has protein sequence MPKDNPEETPEANAISSVEAAGDETVAKVGDAKLPGGDMLDADVSDGDVSGADTGLSVIEYAADGVLLAAHELARKALIEITPESTIGDVMGYTVEGEHVLSLHFTTTLPGYPGWYWSATLARVAEGVSPTVVEVELLPGEGALLAPDWVPWSVRLAQFLESQALLEEEERIALEEAALELDDDEDDDEDDILVNDFSDFDDEIDGVDVDSVLDSDDEDSDDEEDPSR, from the coding sequence ATGCCTAAAGACAACCCGGAAGAGACCCCTGAGGCAAATGCTATCTCCAGTGTGGAGGCTGCGGGAGACGAGACGGTAGCTAAGGTAGGCGACGCTAAGTTACCTGGTGGTGACATGCTCGACGCTGACGTGTCTGACGGCGACGTATCCGGTGCTGACACAGGCTTGTCAGTCATTGAGTATGCTGCCGACGGGGTGTTGCTTGCGGCACACGAATTGGCGCGTAAGGCACTGATCGAGATTACGCCGGAGTCAACGATCGGTGATGTTATGGGTTATACGGTGGAGGGAGAGCATGTGCTTTCGTTGCACTTTACAACCACGCTCCCCGGGTATCCCGGCTGGTATTGGTCGGCAACTCTGGCCAGGGTGGCAGAGGGTGTGTCCCCCACTGTCGTGGAGGTTGAGCTACTCCCGGGCGAGGGCGCGCTATTGGCCCCCGATTGGGTGCCGTGGTCGGTGCGGTTAGCGCAGTTTCTTGAGTCGCAGGCCCTGCTTGAGGAGGAAGAGCGGATTGCGCTTGAGGAAGCCGCACTCGAGCTTGATGATGACGAGGATGATGATGAAGACGATATTCTCGTGAACGATTTCAGCGACTTTGATGATGAGATCGATGGAGTTGATGTCGACTCAGTTCTTGATTCTGACGACGAGGACTCCGACGACGAGGAAGATCCCTCCCGGTAA
- a CDS encoding NlpC/P60 family protein — translation MAFLSRRETTTQIEAPAKKRSWSKSALVRNGVALGLSAGLLGTLALPAYAELPEGQTSIYIPEASLQSLMADSVVVSESFEAQSFEVTTGHQIAAAEQAEKERVAAETAAAEAAANRATAQQRGSTSSPGGATAGCTDASCAAPVSSSTEAFVAAALAQVGRQQDCTALVENAYATVLGRSVGDQSPMQLATGKGVKGRAVPVSEVQRGDVVGRNGHVFIYLGNGQGVHGGWTNGSTVVAGGEISNPLKYTNAFRPDFS, via the coding sequence TTGGCTTTTTTGAGCAGACGTGAAACCACAACTCAAATCGAAGCACCCGCTAAAAAGCGTTCCTGGAGCAAGAGTGCTCTTGTTCGTAATGGAGTTGCCCTCGGCCTGAGCGCGGGGCTTCTCGGGACACTAGCTTTGCCCGCGTATGCAGAACTCCCTGAGGGGCAAACGAGTATCTACATCCCTGAAGCCAGTCTGCAGAGCCTCATGGCGGACAGCGTTGTTGTGAGCGAATCCTTTGAGGCGCAGTCCTTTGAAGTGACCACAGGGCATCAAATCGCTGCGGCGGAGCAGGCTGAGAAAGAGCGTGTTGCGGCAGAGACGGCTGCGGCAGAAGCGGCTGCGAACCGCGCTACGGCTCAGCAGCGAGGGAGCACCTCGTCGCCCGGTGGAGCTACGGCGGGATGTACCGACGCTAGTTGCGCAGCTCCTGTTTCGTCCAGTACCGAGGCTTTTGTTGCGGCGGCTTTAGCGCAGGTGGGCAGGCAGCAAGACTGCACTGCTCTGGTTGAGAATGCGTACGCTACCGTGCTGGGACGTAGCGTTGGTGATCAGTCCCCCATGCAGCTTGCAACGGGAAAGGGCGTGAAAGGCCGTGCGGTTCCCGTCAGTGAGGTTCAACGAGGTGACGTTGTGGGCAGGAATGGGCACGTATTCATCTACCTCGGTAACGGGCAGGGAGTTCATGGAGGATGGACCAACGGTTCTACGGTTGTAGCCGGCGGTGAAATCTCGAACCCGTTGAAATACACGAATGCATTTCGTCCCGATTTCTCATAA
- a CDS encoding tyrosine-type recombinase/integrase, with amino-acid sequence MLADLCAGKPDSDLLFTSPLSGGHLRRPDSGRITESKKTRKSWFMLARKRVGLSEFFIPHDLRHTAASLAISAGVDIKAVQRMLGHASAAMTLDTYADLFEDDLDGVAERLSERVLI; translated from the coding sequence ATGCTAGCCGATCTATGTGCAGGAAAACCTGATAGCGACCTGCTCTTCACCTCACCGCTCAGTGGCGGGCATCTCCGCAGGCCCGACAGTGGAAGGATCACAGAGAGCAAGAAGACGCGGAAATCGTGGTTCATGCTTGCGCGGAAGCGAGTGGGTCTGTCGGAATTTTTTATCCCGCACGATCTGAGGCACACTGCCGCGAGTCTGGCAATTAGTGCCGGGGTAGATATTAAAGCGGTTCAGCGAATGCTTGGTCACGCCAGCGCTGCCATGACACTAGACACCTACGCTGACCTATTTGAGGATGATCTAGACGGCGTAGCGGAACGTCTCTCAGAGCGAGTTTTGATTTAA